One window from the genome of Molothrus ater isolate BHLD 08-10-18 breed brown headed cowbird chromosome 5, BPBGC_Mater_1.1, whole genome shotgun sequence encodes:
- the LOC118698094 gene encoding basic proline-rich protein-like produces the protein MATNDAGTIAGGGNKKLPPPGTALNFSSSPHSQPASAIDPRPYRPPTRGNIDPTVPPNADTASPPKEAMRGAGEGGQEHQRTEGVGGSIPRGAAPHRSPADPRREHTAPPSPPGPAGSQAGPRQAEKGEKGEPPPQKSAGGGGGDPLPAPPQRGFCPPRPPGPAHRALPSPPPPPPPPSAHTKSRRGRLSPGVCAPRCGRAPPIPTLTGRGPCGDAAPPAVRGPGGRGGEDDGGLGRAGGGRARRVPPSLGSARRGAACRLPPARRPLQPACARHSPALTQFPLSPGAKPTDVTQRSPGPPPPPPPPPPAVKGATAAAPDAFPAAVPQLRQAGQVHTGSVLGAATPLKVSPQNEHSPPMAAPRSRVAPHGDDQTRVLGPMALAADAKRGSIGKAPHCSGLLSPRPSGGGMPLG, from the exons ATGGCGACCAACGATGCAGGGACCATCGCggggggag GTAACAAAAAGCTGCCACCCCCGGGAACGGCGCTGAACTTCTCCTCGTCCCCCCACTCGCAACCGGCCTCGGCCATTGACCCCCGCCCCTACCGCCCCCCTACAAGAGGAAACATCGACCCCACAGTCCCCCCAAACGCAGACACCGCTTCTCCCCCGAAAGAGGCGATGAGGGGGGCCGGGGAGGGAGGCCAGGAGCATCAGCGAACGGAAGGAGTGGGGGGCTCGATCCCCCGGGGGGCGGCCCCCCACCGGAGCCCCGCAGACCCCCGCCGAGAGCACACGGCACCCCcctccccgcccggccccgccggcagccaggcagggccccGGCAGGCggagaaaggggagaaaggggaaccccccccccaaaagtCTGCCGGTGGCGGAGGGGGCGACCCCCTCCCCGCGCCCCCACAAAGGGGCTTTTGTCCCCCGCGCCCCCCCGGCCCGGCGCATCGcgccctgccctcccctcccccgccccctccccctccctccgCGCACACAAAGAGCCGGAGGGGCCGCCTTTCCCCCGGGGTTTGCGCCCCAAGATGCGGGCGGGCGCCCCCCATACCCACCCTGACGGGAAGGGGGCCGTGTGGGGATGCTGCTCCGCCGGCTGTCAGGGGGCCAGGCGGCCGCGGCGGGGAGGATGACGGAGGATTGGGGAGGGCTGGTGGCGGCCGTGCCCGGCGCGTCCCTCCTTCGCTCGGCTCGGCGCGGCGCGGCGCTGCCTGCCGCCTCCCGCCCGCTCGCCGTCCCCTCCAGCCGGCGTGTGCTCGGCACAGCCCGGCGCTCACCCAGTTTCCATTGAGCCCCGGAGCCAAACCCACTGATGTCACCCAACGAAGCCCcggccctcctcctcctccgcctcctcctccgCCTGCCGTTAAAGGCGCAACCGCCGCCGCTCCCGACGCCTTCCCCGCCGCCGTCCCTCAGCTCCGGCAAGCGGGGCAGGTACACACGGGCTCGGTTTTGGGGGCCGCGACCCCCCTGAAGGTTTCTCCTCAGAATGAGCACAGCCCACCCATGGCAGCCCCCCGCAGCAGGGTGGCCCCGCATGGGGATGATCAAACGAGAGTGCTGGGTCCCATGGCGCTGGCAGCGGATGCCAAGCGGGGGTCCATCGGGAAGGCCCCACACTGTTCAGGGCTCCTCAGCCCACGCCCCTCAGGAGGGGGGATGCCCCTTGGGTGA